The genome window CCATGGGGCACATCATCTGGGTCCTCTTCCCTGGAGAGGGAGAAAGCAGAGGCTGCAAAGGAGCTCAGTGTAGGcacagccacccccaccccccgccatCTGTAAAGTGGATATGCAAATTCTAGGCTGGCCCTACAGCCCCCTAAGACCCCAGCTCGGGGAGAGCCAGGAGCCTCTTGGATCAGAGCAGCTGATCCTGCCACCCTCTACTGCCTGAAAACCCCATGCCTGCCAGGTATGGggcacacgcctatagttccagctactcggcaggccgggtcaagaggattgcttgagcccaggagttcgagaccagcctggacaacactttttttgtctctacaaaaaaaaaaaaatcaaaaaattagctgggtgtggtggcgcatgcctgtggtctcagctacttgggaggcagaggtgagaggatcacttgagcctgggaagttgaggctgcagtgagccatgatcatgccactacactccagcctgggcaacagagcaagaccctatctcaaaaaataaaaataaaaaaagaaatgagctgtcaaCCCATGCAAAGACAAGGCAGAAGCTTAAATGTGCACTACTAAGTGAACAAAAGCCAGCCTGAAAAGGCTGTATACAGTATGATTCCAACTCTATGAcatcctggaaaaggcaaaaactatGCAGACAGTAAAAaaccagtggttgccaggggttaagaGGAAGGGATAAATGCGTGGAACACAGTGAAACTATCCTGTGATAATACAAAGGTGGACACATATCATTTGGTCAAAACCATGGGGCTTACAACACAAAGAGAAGTGCAGGGGGGTttagttaatattaatatatcggctgggtgcagtggctaacgcctgcgatcctagcactttgggaggctgaggtgggtggaacacctgaggtcaggagttcgagaccagcctggccaacatagtgaaaccccatctctactaaaaaaattaaaaaattaaccaggtgtggtgtcacatgcctgtaatcccaactactaggaaggctgaggcaggagaatcacttgaacccaggaggtggagcttgcagtgagccaagatcacgccactgcactccagcctgggcaacagagcaagactccgtctcaaaaaaaataataataataatagtaatatatcACATTAGTTTATCACTTGTCACAAGCGGACCACACAAATCCAACAAGCTACTAATAGAGGAAACTGGCAGGGAGGGAATGCTGAGGGGTTCTATGGAACTCCATGTCCTTTCtattcaatttttctataaactttCAACTGTACTGAAAAGAAAGAgcctattcatttttttaaagcccaCAGAGGCATCCACCAGACACGTGtagcttctctcttcctccttggtGACTCACATTTTGGCCAGGACATACCCCACAATCTTCCCATTCTCGTCCTCAGCAATGTAAGAGAGCTGGtgacagagaggaaaagggagTGAGAAAACTTCATGTTGGAGCTGGAGGAGCCCTTTAGAGGGACACAAGCTGGACGAGTGGCCAGTTGTGTGATGGCTCATgacctccaggctgggtgacttGGTCTCCCCCGCGCCACACTGTGCCCTGCCCATGCCCAGAAAGAAGATGCAATGTGGGGATCCTGCCCGATGCCCCTATTCTCTGCTCCCTTCAGGCGCCTTCTTTTCCTTTGCCCCTGCCTGCCAGCTGAAAACACTAGGGACGTCACCAACCATACAGCCCCCTGGGCTCTGACAGACTTGTCCACTCCCTCCAAGATGGCCCGATTGGATTTTCCTCGGCCTGGTTTCCCCCACGCCCAAATTCAGAAGCTGCCCACCTGGGGCCAGGAAAGGCCATGGTAGAAGTAGTATTTCATCTGGTAGTTCTCGGGCaggcagaggaggttgcagtgcTGCATGTTCATTAGGTCCTCTGGCTGCAAGGAAGGAGGGCAGTGGAACGCGCTCAGTCCAAGGCGCCGGTGACCACGGGTGAGAAGTCTGCTCCCCGTCGGTCTGCTCGGCCCCCCTCCCTCGGGGCTGAGCAGGCGCTGTGACGATCTGACTTTGCACAACGCCCAGAGCACAGGAACAGCAGTGGGCGCCCGGAGGTCCCCGGAGCCCACCCAACGCAGGCCCGACATCACGCAAACAGGAGGGAATCGCAGCCCCGGCCCCGCGCCCCGGCCTCTTCGGCGGACTGGGCCAGCCCCATAGGTCCAGCGGCCGCAGGCACACGCAGGGCCACCGGGCCGGGCTCGGCCAGGGCCCTCGGGAGCATGCGCAGCAGCCACCGGGCCCGGCGCCCACGCGGCGCGGACAGCCTCCCGCCCCGGGCGCTCACCCTCGCATTGCGGATGTTCATAACGGCGGCGGGGCTCGCGGGTCCCAGCGGATCGTGAAGGCGCAGTCAGCTGCCGCCGCGCTCCGAAGCGACGCCGGGACGGCCGGGGCTGGGACCGGGGCTCGGCTCGCTGGGCGGTGGCGGAAGGGGCGGTGCGCGCCGGGCCGGCCACCGGCCGGAAGTGCACGGCCGCCGGGCCCGTGCTCCCGGCCGCTTGGCCAATGCGCGGGACAGGCCAGCGCGCGAGGCGGGCCAATGCGCGCAGCCGGTCAGCGCGGGGCGggcctgggggcggggcgggcctgggggcggggcgggcgctGCCCCGGAGCTGGAGTAGGCCCCTCCCTCGGCGCCGCAGCCCGGGTCCCGCGAGCCCACAGACACGCGCACAGCCGCAGGTGGAGCAGACTCAGCCTTTATTGCGCGCCTCGACGGGCGGGGGTGGGGACGGGCGTCGGCGTGGGGGCGGGGCGGCTCAGCAGGGCGCCCAGCATCTCCTCGCACATGGCTAGGCACCGCGGCACGTGGAAGCAGCCTGCGGGTGGAGGCGGGCAGGTAGTGAGGGCCGGGGGCAGCCGAGAGGCGCAACCCCTGCGGCCCCGCCCTGTCCCCCACTCACCTTTGAAAGGACCTCCCTTGATGGAGAGGGCCACCTTGCCCTCTCGGCTCAGGTAGCCAAACCATTCTCCGTACTCGGGATCGCGAAACTGGAATAACAGAGACAGTGACAGCTAGCGCCTGCAGGACCCGCCCAGATGCCACTGCATCGCTACCAGGGGTCAGAGCCTGGGTTGATCCCAGGTAACATGGCTCCAGAACCAGCGATCTGAACCGCGACACTGCGTCCTCCACAAAGATGAAAGCAGGGGTGGGCGCAGCAAGCAGGGCTACAACTATATAACCGACTGGGCAAGGGGACGAGACACTGCTAGATGGAATGAAAGAACCCTGCCCTGCGATGTAGAAGCGTTCTCTATCAAGACAGGCGCTGTGGCTCGCGCCtgaaatccagcactttgggaggccgaggcgggcggatcacctggggtcaggagttcaagatcagcctggacaacatggtgaaacctcatctctactgaaaacacaaaattagctgggcgtggtggcgcacctgtaatcccagctactcgggaggctgaagcgggagaatcgcttgaacacaggaggcggaggttgcagtgagccgagatcacgccattgcgctccagcctgggtgacagagcaagactccatctcaaagaaagaaagaaagaaaagaaaggaaagaaagaaggaaggaaggaaggaaagaaagaagaaagaaagaaaaaggttctCTATCGTGACTGTAGTGGTGGTTACGTtgatttaaagaaacaaagaacccTGATGGAGGAAACGACCTGTCATGAAACTCTGAAGATGTGACTCCCTTGGAGCTCCCATTCCCAGCTTCACAGGCCTGTCTTCCAGCAGATGTACAATCTCATCTGACTCCTGTCCTGGCTCACCATTGGTCCCAAATGCATCTCGTCGTCCGTCTGCCCCTGCCCAGTGCCCATTccactctctttccttctctctccactACCATTCCTTGGGGCACCTGTCTCAGGAAGCCTTGTCAGTTcagcctcttctccaaaggatcatgGAATCAATTACATTGAAGTCCAGTATGAAAATGTCTCTTTAAATGGTGGCCCATAAGAGTTGGTGTATTCTTCTTCGTAGGAAGTAAAACTagtcctgggctgggcacagaggctcacgcctgtaatcccagcactttgggaggccgaggcgggaggatcacttgagtccaggagtttaagaccagcctgggaaacatagtgagaccccatctatacaaaaaaaaaattaaagaattagctgggtgtgatggtacacagctgtagtcccagctacctgggcagctgaggtgggaggatcgcttgagcccaggaggttgaggctgcagtgagccatgatcgtgccactgcactcagtctgggcgatagagaccctgtctcaaaaaaaataaaaaaataatagtaaataaataatactagTTCTGTGTGTATTCATTCTATCTGTTGAGTTACATTGTTCAAGTCCTTACTTATTTTTTGACTACTTGACATGACACAGGAAGGTAAAGAATTTCCCTCAATGTCTGGATTTTTGCCTTCTGTATTCTGTTATGTTGGTTGATGCATAATGacttacctgtttttttttgtttgttggttggttggttggttttttggtttttatttatttttatttttattttttttgagacggagtctcactctgtcgcccgggctggagtgcagtggccggatctcagctcactgcaagctccgcctcccgggtttacgccattctcctgcctcagcctcccgagtagctgggactacaggcgcccaccacctcacccggctagctttttgtattttttagtagagacggggtttcactgtgttagccaggatggtcttgatctcctgacctcgtgatccgtctgtctcggcctcccgaagtgccgggattacaggcttgagccacagcgcccggccagtttttgtttttttaagacagagtttcgctcttgtcgctcagactggagtgcagtggcgtgatatcagc of Macaca fascicularis isolate 582-1 chromosome X, T2T-MFA8v1.1 contains these proteins:
- the NAA10 gene encoding N-alpha-acetyltransferase 10 isoform X3; protein product: MNIRNARPEDLMNMQHCNLLCLPENYQMKYYFYHGLSWPQLSYIAEDENGKIVGYVLAKMEEDPDDVPHGHITSLAVKRSHRRLGLAQKLMDQASRAMIENFNAKYVSLHVRKRSVKWSPNTMQMGRTPMP